The Carnobacterium divergens nucleotide sequence CCGACATCTTTACAGACTTTTTGTGAAACAATTTCGTTGTCTCCAGTTAAAACTTTTACCGTTACACCATGCTCGTGTAGCGATTTAATAGCTGTGATGGATGATTTTTTTGCTGGGTCAAGAAATCCCATAAAACCAGCTAAAATCATTTCATTTTCATCTTCAATACTATAGATGGCTGTATCATGAACCTCTTTTTTATAGGCTACACCTAGCACACGCATGCCATCTTGATTCATATCCACACTAACGGTCAACATTTTTTCTCGCAATGAGTCGGTTAAGGGAATCACTTCATCGTTAATTTCCACATGGGAACAGATTTTCATCATTTCTTCTACGGCGCCTTTTGTAATCATTAACTGATGACCTTCGTTATTGACTGCTACTGTTAAGCGCCGTCTAGAAAAATCAAATGGAATTTCATCGATTTTTTCAACATGTCCTATTTTCTGTGCCAAATTGTTTTCTTCATAGTAATTAATAACTGCGTGATCCATTAAATTCTTCCAACCTGTTTGATAATTGGAATTCAAAAAGGCTAAATCTAGAACTTTTTTACAGTTATCACCAATTGGACTAACGTGTTTAACAAGTACAACATGGTCTTCTGTGATTGTTCCAGTTTTATCTGTACAAAGAATATCCATTGCCCCTAGATTTTGAATAGCATTGAGTTCTTTAACAATTACTTTTTTCTTAGACATTTTAATGGCGCCTTTTGCTAAATTACTTGTAATAATCATTGGCAACATTTCAGGCGTCAAGCCAACTGCTACAGCAATCGCAAAGAAAAATGCTTGGCCCCAATCGCCTTTAGTCAAACCATTCAGTAGAAAAACAATCGGAACCATGATAATCATAAAACGAATTAACACTTTACTGACGTTCTTTACTCCGCGATCAAAACTAGTCTCTCCTCTTTTTTCAGAAACATTAGACGCGATATCGCCAAAGAAGGTATCATTTCCTGTTTTTAAAATAATTGCTCGACCTTGTCCACTTAAAACATCGGTTCCCATAAACGCTAAATTGGCCAAATCTAAAGCCGTATCTTCTGCTGTTGGTTCTTCTACTTGAACTAATTTTTCAACTGGCATTGACTCGCCGGTTAAAGATGCTTGATTCACAAACAAATCTTTTGTCCAAATGAAACGTGCATCTGCAGGAATCATATCCCCCGTTGATAAATTAACAATATCACCTGGAACAACTTCATCAATTGGGATTTCAGTTGTTACTCCGTCTCTTGTGATTCCACATGTTGTTTCAATTAATTCTTTTAAAGCTAAACTGGCTTTTTGTGAGCGGTATTCTTGAATAAAACGAATGCCAACACTCAGTAAAATCATCACACCCATTACAAGACTTGCTTCAAAGTCATTGGTTAGTGCAGATACTACCATTAAAAGAGCTAACACATACACAAAAGGATCTTTAAAAGCTTCTATTAATAGAATAAACCATGGGGTTGGTCTTTGTGTTGCCACTTCATTTAGACCGTATTCTGCTAACCGCTTGCTTGCCATTTCTTCACTTAAACCATTTGGGCCTGTTTGGTAATTTATCATTACTTTTTTTTCAGATAAACGAGCTAATTTTTTTAAATCGTTATCTTTTGATTTTTTTTCAATTTGAATTTTTTTTTTTCGATTCATCATCATTTTCTTTGCCTCCATTTCTTGTCAAAAGAAAAGAGGAACAGTTCCTAATCAATCCAACTTCGTTAAATGGTCAGTATCACTAGGAGGTTTATTCACCTTTTCCTTCGACTTCTGACTTCCAGGGTCACTATTTTCACTTGCTTTAGTCGTACTTTTCATGATACTCACCTCACTTTGAATGGTTAGGAACCCAGAGAACAAGAGATCTACTTGAACTGATTTCCATTGAAAATTAAACCCGTTTTGTTTAGATGCATGCAAAAAAGCACATACTCAAAGAACAGAGTATGTGCTTGGAAAGTTTCATCTAAACCATCACATCACAAGATAAGCGCAACAAAATAAGCTACTTATACTTTCTCCATCATCGAGCTTTAGCACTATATGGCGTAGATTATTCATCAGCTACGTTAAAAATGACCTTAATTCGATCAAACTTGTTGACCCATTGGCATCTCTCGATGTTTTTGGGCAGCAGCATATTTCCATATAGGAGCCTCACCTAACAGAAGCGTGTATTTAATTTTCTTTACGTGCTCAGTATAGTGTTCAGAAATTGATTCGTCAAGACATTTATTAATTTTTTAGAATCAACTTCAACTTTTAGTGAACCTTTTGACACTCGTACAATAATAGCTAAAACTTGTCGTGACAACTTTTTAAAGGTTCAATTAGGGAACAGTAGCAAGGCAAAAATAAAACCAATTGCTAAAAGCAATTGGTTTTATTTTTTAAACTACGCCTTGAGAAATCATTGCATTTGATACTTTTAAGAAACCAGCGATATTAGCACCACTTACAAAGTCCCCAGGAATGCCATATTCAGCAGCCGTATCACGACAATCTAAGTAAATTTTAGTCATAATTTCTTTTAATCTCGTATCAACTTCTTCAAATGTCCAGCTTAAACGCAAACTATTTTGACTCATTTCCAAAGCTGAAACGGCTACGCCTCCTGCATTTGCTGCTTTGGCAGGACCATATAAAATACCCGCATTTTGGTAAATTTCTATTGCTTCTAAGTCACTTGGCATATTTGCGCCTTCTGCTACTGCATATACCCCATTGTCAATCATTTTTGTAGCAATTGTGCCATCGATTTCATTTTGAGTTGCTGATGGCAACGCAATTTGATAGTTTTCGTCGATTTCCCAAACAGATCCTTCGTTATATTGCGCTGTTGGATGTTCAAGAACATACTCAGAAATGCGCTTGCGCTCAACTTCTTTTAATTGTTTGACTGTTTCAATTTTAATACCCTCTAAGTCAACAATATAACCATTCGAATCTGAGCACGCAATCACGGTTCCACCTAATTGATGTACTTTTTCAATTGCGTAAATCGCCACATTTCCACTTCCAGAAACGACTACTTTTTGATTTTTAAAGCTTTTCCCCGTATCTTTTAACATTTCTTCTGTAAAATAGACCAACCCATAACCTGTTGCTTCTGTTCTTGCCAAACTCCCACCCATTGGAATAGGTTTTCCTGTTAAAACACCTGCATGGGAACCATTTAAACGTTTATATTGACCAAATAAATAACCGATTTCTCTTCCCCCAACACCAATGTCCCCTGCTGGAACATCCGTATCCGGCCCGATGTATTTTTGAAGTTCTGTCATAAAACTTTGACAAAATCGCATGATTTCATTATCTGTTTTACCTTTTGGATCAAAATCACTGCCACCTTTTCCGCCACCAATCGGTAAACCTGTTAAACTATTTTTTAAAATTTGTTCAAAGCCTAGAAATTTGACAATACTTTGGTTGACACTTGGATGTAGTCTCAATCCGCCTTTATAGGGTCCAATTGCTGAACTAAATTGCACTCTAAAACCTCGGTTTACTTGAGTTTTCCCTTTTGCATCGGTCCAAGGAACTCTAAATTGAATAATTCGTTCTGGTTCAACGATTCTCGACAAAATATTTTCTTCCATTAATTGCGAATGTCGTTCTAAAACAGGTTCAATTGAGTTGAAAAACTCTTTGACAGCTTGTAAAAATTCAGTTTGATGCGGATCTCTTTCCATTACTTCTTGATAAACTGCTTGAATATACTGTTTTGCTTCTCCCATCAAATCACTCCTAAATAGAATTTGTCACGTTAAATTTTAATTATTATCTCACAAAAAACTCATTTTTAAAAGAAATTTATTGTTTTAAAAAAATGATTTCGCTTACATTAAAACCATCGTCTTACCCTCTTTAAATTTCATTAAAATTGTTCTTGAAGTTCGTGCAATTTAATGACAATACTGTTAAAATGGATAGGACGAAAGAAAATAATTGATGCAATTTAATTAAACAAGATTAGTAGGAGTGACGATTTATGATAACAATGGATACTATTATTAGGGAGGGCAACCCTACGTTACGTGAAATTGCTGACGAAGTAACTTTTCCTCTTTCTAATGAGGAACAAACTTTATGCAAAGAAATGATTGAATTTTTAAAAAACAGTCAAGATCCTGAATTAGCTGAAAAATATAATTTACGGGGTGGTGTTGGTTTAGCCGCACCGCAATTAGACATCAAAAAAAGAATTATCGCTGTTCATATTCCTAGTGATGAACAAGATGCAGAGCCGATTCTTAGTAGTATTATGATTAATCCTAAGATTATTAGCCATTCTGTTCAAAGCTCTTGTTTAGCAGAAGGCGAAGGCTGTCTTTCAGTGGATCGCGAAGTACCTGGTTACGTTGTTCGTCATAGTAGAATTACATTGACTTACTTTGATACCGAAGGAACTTCCCATAAAATTCGCTTAAAAAACTACCCAGCAATCGTTGTGCAACATGAGATTGACCACATCAATGGCATTATGTTCTACGACCATATTAATTCACAAGAACCTTTTAAGGTTGAAAATGATGTTACAGTCATTTCTTAACAACTAAGACGAAGCGCGTTTCTGGCTTTGTCTTTTTTTTTATTTCAAAATATAATACTTAGATTCTCACTCTCTTCGTACATTTATCAGATTTTCTTTTATTTACTTATAACTTTCTCCTTGCTCTCTTCACCTATTTACTATTTTTTTAGATTAAAAGCCTTTTATCAGAAAGTTGTTTAAGTTGACTTCACCATTAAAAGAGAATATGATTAAACAAATAGATGTTCTTTTAATCTAATTTTAATAATTAAAAATAAAATTAAGTGGAGGTGAATTCTAATGACTAACAATACCGTTATTCCAATAGTTTCCGCGTCAGATGAAACATACGCTCCTTACCTTGGTGTAATGATACAGTCATTACTCAACCATCTTCCTGATAAGTACTCTGTTATTTTTTATATCATTGACGATCATATTTCAGAACAAAGTAAAGAACACTTAAGTTCACTTGGTCAAATTCAGTATCTTTCAGTTAATAAAGCTCTTTATCAACATTTTTTGGAAAGCGATCATATAACCAAAACTGCCTATTATCGAATCTCTATTCCTGATTTATTCGTTGATTTAGATTATGAAAAAGTGCTTTACTTGGATGCTGACATGTTGATATTAGATGATATTTCAAAGCTCTTTCAGACTGATATAGGAAATGCCATTGTTGGCGCCGTGATTGATCCGGGACAAGCTAAAACTTCTTCTCGTTTAGGCATCACGACAAACGATTATTATTTTAATTCTGGCACACTCTTAATTCAGCTCCAACAATGGCGTAAAAGTCATATTACAAAAAAGACAATTAACTATTTAACCAACTTTCCTGATAAAATCATCTATCACGATCAAGATGCTTTAAATGCCACTCTTTATGAAAACTGGTTCCCCCTTCATCCAAAATGGAACATGCAAACTTCTCTTATTTTCAGAAAACACACACCCCCTGATGCCTATTACGCACAAACTTATGAAGAAGCCATCGCACTCCCTTCAATCATTCACTTTACCGGACACGACAAACCTTGGAATACCCTGAAAAATCACCCGTATACCCAAGCTTATTTAGCGCAACTTCATGCAGGACCTTTCAAAAGAACGTTATACCAAACTAAAGAAACGGAGGAAATACTATGACATCGTTAACTAATCATGATAAACCTATTTCGATCGTTTCTTCAACAAATGAAAATTTTGCTCCTCACTTAGCAACACTACTTTGTTCCTTATTAGATAAAAACAATACTCCTTTTCATTTTTATATCATTGATGACGGACTGAGTTTGCGTTCGAAACTTCTTTTAAACCGAACCATCAGTGCCTACAATCAAGCGGTTATTTCTTATATTTCAGTAGATGCCAGCCTTTTTGAAAATATGGTAGAAAGCAACAGAATCCCTCAAACAGCATATTATCGCATTGCAATACCCAATTTAATTACAGATCCAGACGTGGAGCGTGTGATCTACCTTGACTGTGATATGTTGGTAATGGATTCTATCAAAGAATTATGGGAAATGAATTTAGGCGAACATTTAGTAGGGGCCGTTGAAGATGCCGGATTTCATCATCGACTTGAAACTATGGGAATTCCATTTCAATCTAGTCGCTATTTCAACTCTGGTTTAATGGTCCTAGATTTAGCAAAATGGCGACAAGAACAAATTTCAGAAAAAGTGTTACAATTTGCCCATGATTTTCCTAAAAAATTAAAATTTCATGATCAAGATGCTTTAAATGCCATTTTGCATGATCGCTGGACGCCACTTCATCCAAAATGGAATGCTCAAACCTACATGATGTTAAAGGAAAAAGTTCACCCCTCCTTACTTGGTCATTTACAATATCGCGAAGCTAGAAAAAGCCCAAGCATCATTCATTTTTGTGGACATGAAAAACCTTGGATGGGTATTTCTCGTCACCCATTTGCTTCTTATTACCATCACTATCGCAGTAAAACAGCTTTTGACTATGAACCCATAACAATCCAAGACTATGTGGAGGGCTAATAAACGTGGCTACCAATCAGGTACTTCTCGCAACTAAAAAAGAATGAAAACGACGATTTCTACCATAAAAGGGAAATCGTCGTTTTTTATTGTTTCATTAAATTAAGTTTAATTTCGTCAACGCTTTGGCAATCCCATCTTCATTGCAATTATCAGTTACGTAGGTTGCTTGTGATTTTACCAATTCTACAGCATTTCCCATCGCAACTCCTGTTCCAACCATCGTTAACAATTCTAAATCATTTAGACCATCACCAAAAGCAATGGTGTCTTCTACTGAAAAGCCTTGCATTTTAGCAATCTTTAAAGCTGTATTTGCCTTAGAACCATCATAGGGCAAAATATCTACTCCCACATCGTGCCAACGCACAAAACGAAACTTAGGAAATTGCCCTTGTTCATAATGTTTTTTTTCTAGTTCTGAATAAAAAATCAAACTTTGGTACAACTTATTTGACTGATAGAATTCACGGTCATAGTCTGGAACGCCAAAATCTATGCTATTCATCGCTTCTTCAATCGATTTTTTACTGACTTCATCACGACTTCTTAAAAGATCAGCTGATTGATAGACAATTTGATGTCCTTGTAAATCGGCTACTTGTAGCAGTTCTTCATATGCCACTGGATCTAACGAATTTTCAAAGACTAATTCATGATGATAATAACCAGCTGCTCCATTACATACAATATAACTATTAAAATCCAACTCTTCAATTACTTTTTGTGCTAAGAATAAATTTCTACCTGTCGCAATTGCAAGCTCATGCCCATTCTTTTTAAGCGTTTTCAAAGCATCCCTTGTACTAGCTAAAACTTCTTTATTCTCATCCAACAACGTACCATCAATATCGAAAAAAATCATTTTTTTGTTCATTTGCTTCTCTCCTACTTTCAACTCTTCTTTACCTCTATTAGTTTACCGATAATTGAAGCAAAGTGCAAAACAAAAAAAAGAAATTCAACGAAATTGAATTTCTTTTTTTGTTTCTTAACGAGGCTGGCTCCATTTTTTAGGACTCCAAATCTCCCCTTCTAAAGCCACTTGTAAGCTTTCGTTATCTGAATTTAATTCATTTATATATTCAATTGTAGCATCTACAATAAACTGATCTTGATCACTTTTTACTAGTTTTTGTAACTCTTCCTTGACCCATTCTCTCGTTTCCATTTTCTATTCCTCACTTTCCTTGCCAATTCAGTTTACTACATGAATTAAAAAAAGAATACTAAAGTGGTTTAAAACAAAAAAGACAACCTGTTAAGGTCGCCTCTTTGCTATTCTGCTTCTTCGCTGAATTGGCTATTGTATAATTTTTCATAGAAACCACCCTCAGCTAAGAGGCTTTCATGGGTTCCTTGTTCGATAATCTCTCCTTGATTCATTACAAGAATTAAATCAGCATCACGAATGGTTGATAAACGGTGGGCAATTACAAAACTTGTTCTGCCTTCCATTACGCGCTTCATCGCTTTTTGTATCAACGCTTCTAAACGGGTATCCACAGAACTCGTCGCTTCATCTAAAATGAGAATTTTAGGATCAGAAATGATCGCTCGTGCAATTGTTAGCAATTGCTTTTGTCCCAGTGAAATATTGGATGCTTCTTGGTTTAACACCATCTCATACCCATCTGGCAACGTACGAATAAAATGATCCACATTGGCAGTTTTAGCTGCATCCACCACTTCATACTCAGTCGCATCAAGCTTACCAAACCGAATATTGTCTGAAATACTCGCATTATACAACCAAGCATCTTGCAACACCATACCAAATTGAGATCGAACATCTGCTCGTGACATTTCTTTTGTATCAATGCCATCAATTTTTATAGCGCCATGATCCACATCGTAAAAACGCATTAGTAAATTAATCAAGGTTGTTTTCCCTGCCCCAGTTGGACCAACAATTGCAACTGTTTGACCGCTTTTTACTTCCACATTTAAATCTGTAATCAATGGATTTTTCTTATCATAACCAAACCCTACATGTTCAAAGGTAACATCACCTCGAACTTTTTCAGGTAAAGGGTATTGAACTAAATCTGGTTTTTCTTCTGGCTCATCTAAAATTTCAAAAACTCGACCGGTTGCTGCTGCTGCACTTTGTAAGACACCAGACAACTGTGTAATTTGTGAAATAGGTTGATTGATTTGCCAAATGTATTGGGTGAAGGCTTGTAAATTCCCTAGAGTCAACATACCATGAATCACAGAATAACCACCAAAAACAGCAATCCCAACATAAGCTAAATTTGAAGCTAAACCAACTAATGGCATCATTAAACCTGAAACAAAAGCAGCTTTAAAACCAAAACCTGCTAATTTATGGTTGATTTCTTTAAAGTTGGACAACGTGTCCGCTTCTTTACCGTATAATTTAATGACCGAAAAACCGCTATAACTTTCTTGAACAAAACCGTTTAGTTCACCTAACGCTTTTTGTTGGCCTTTAAAATAAGGTTGTGATTTTTTGACAACTGCTTTTGAAATAAAAATCGAAGTCGGAATAATCAACAAGATAATAATCGCCAATGGGATAGAAATATATAACATCATTCCTACTGCAAATACAATTCCCATCACTGAATTCACAATTTGAATCAAGCTTTGTTGCATTGCATTACTAATCGCATCCACATCATTCGTCACTCGACTTAAAATATTCCCTTGTTGATTTTTATCAAAATAAGAAACTGGCAAGCGATTGATTTTATTGTCAATATCACTTCTTAAATCACGCATCGTATGTTGAACGACATTCGTCATAATGAAACTTGCTGACAACATTGTTATTTGGTAGATCGCTGCAGCCCCTAGCATATATAAAAGCACTTTTTGAACATAAGGGAAGTTCACCGCTGCTGCTGGCACATGGTTAGCGATATCTTTCATATTGTTTCCAACTTCTGTAATAATCAGTCCCATAATAAAAGGCTGTAAAGCATTGGCCATCATACAAATGATCGTAAGAAGGATAGCTGAAATAAAACCAATTTTATAGGGTTTTACATAAGCACTTAAGCGTTTAATTGATTGAATCGAGTCTCTCATGCTAACTCCTCCTTCGATAATTGTGAAGCCGCAATATCATAATAAACGTCACATGTTTTTAATAATTCTTTGTGGGTACCCATACCGATAACTTCTCCTTCATTTAAGACAAGAATTTTATCTGCATGCATAATCGTTCCCACTCGTTGTGCTACAATCAACACGGTAGCTTCTTTTGTTTCAGATTTTAGACGCGCACGTAATTTTGCATCGGTTTGATAATCTAATGCAGAAAAACTATCGTCAAAGATATACACATCTGGTTTTTTAACAATTGCACGCGCAATAGACAAACGTTGCTTTTGACCACCTGACATATTGCTTCCACCTTCGGCTAAAAGCTCATCGTATTGAGCTGGTTTTAATGAGATAAACTCTTTTGCTTGAGCAATATCAGACGCTTCTTCTAATTCTCCAGTTGTCGCATTCCATTTTCCATAGCGCATATTTTCAGCAATCGTCCCTGTAAAGAGCAAGGCTTTTTGTGGAATATAACCAATCTTCTTACGTAAAGCACTTAGTTTATAGTCTCGTACATCCACGCCATCTAATAAAATACGCCCTTTTGTTACATCGTAGAAACGCGGAATCAATTGAATTAAAGTTGATT carries:
- the mgtA gene encoding magnesium-translocating P-type ATPase → MEAKKMMMNRKKKIQIEKKSKDNDLKKLARLSEKKVMINYQTGPNGLSEEMASKRLAEYGLNEVATQRPTPWFILLIEAFKDPFVYVLALLMVVSALTNDFEASLVMGVMILLSVGIRFIQEYRSQKASLALKELIETTCGITRDGVTTEIPIDEVVPGDIVNLSTGDMIPADARFIWTKDLFVNQASLTGESMPVEKLVQVEEPTAEDTALDLANLAFMGTDVLSGQGRAIILKTGNDTFFGDIASNVSEKRGETSFDRGVKNVSKVLIRFMIIMVPIVFLLNGLTKGDWGQAFFFAIAVAVGLTPEMLPMIITSNLAKGAIKMSKKKVIVKELNAIQNLGAMDILCTDKTGTITEDHVVLVKHVSPIGDNCKKVLDLAFLNSNYQTGWKNLMDHAVINYYEENNLAQKIGHVEKIDEIPFDFSRRRLTVAVNNEGHQLMITKGAVEEMMKICSHVEINDEVIPLTDSLREKMLTVSVDMNQDGMRVLGVAYKKEVHDTAIYSIEDENEMILAGFMGFLDPAKKSSITAIKSLHEHGVTVKVLTGDNEIVSQKVCKDVGIEVGQVLLGNEIETMSDEALMEASEKVNLFAKLNPMQKARIIALLQKKGHTVGFMGDGINDAPALRKADVGISVDTAADITKEASSIILLEKSLTVLEDGVLEGRTVFGNMMKYIKMTVSSNFGNVFSVLVASAFLPFLPMLSIQLLVQNLIYDVAQLTIPWDRMDEEDLMKPAKWNTGNLMKFTLSIGPISSIFDILTFLLMYFVFHANTIGNQALFHSGWFVIGLITQTVVVHIIRTKKIPFIQSMASIPVTISTICVIVIAILIPDTALGGFFNFVALPTAYWKWMVLIVLAYGIAVQLVKTIYIKINKEWL
- the gdhA gene encoding NADP-specific glutamate dehydrogenase: MGEAKQYIQAVYQEVMERDPHQTEFLQAVKEFFNSIEPVLERHSQLMEENILSRIVEPERIIQFRVPWTDAKGKTQVNRGFRVQFSSAIGPYKGGLRLHPSVNQSIVKFLGFEQILKNSLTGLPIGGGKGGSDFDPKGKTDNEIMRFCQSFMTELQKYIGPDTDVPAGDIGVGGREIGYLFGQYKRLNGSHAGVLTGKPIPMGGSLARTEATGYGLVYFTEEMLKDTGKSFKNQKVVVSGSGNVAIYAIEKVHQLGGTVIACSDSNGYIVDLEGIKIETVKQLKEVERKRISEYVLEHPTAQYNEGSVWEIDENYQIALPSATQNEIDGTIATKMIDNGVYAVAEGANMPSDLEAIEIYQNAGILYGPAKAANAGGVAVSALEMSQNSLRLSWTFEEVDTRLKEIMTKIYLDCRDTAAEYGIPGDFVSGANIAGFLKVSNAMISQGVV
- the def gene encoding peptide deformylase, whose translation is MITMDTIIREGNPTLREIADEVTFPLSNEEQTLCKEMIEFLKNSQDPELAEKYNLRGGVGLAAPQLDIKKRIIAVHIPSDEQDAEPILSSIMINPKIISHSVQSSCLAEGEGCLSVDREVPGYVVRHSRITLTYFDTEGTSHKIRLKNYPAIVVQHEIDHINGIMFYDHINSQEPFKVENDVTVIS
- a CDS encoding glycosyltransferase family 8 protein gives rise to the protein MTNNTVIPIVSASDETYAPYLGVMIQSLLNHLPDKYSVIFYIIDDHISEQSKEHLSSLGQIQYLSVNKALYQHFLESDHITKTAYYRISIPDLFVDLDYEKVLYLDADMLILDDISKLFQTDIGNAIVGAVIDPGQAKTSSRLGITTNDYYFNSGTLLIQLQQWRKSHITKKTINYLTNFPDKIIYHDQDALNATLYENWFPLHPKWNMQTSLIFRKHTPPDAYYAQTYEEAIALPSIIHFTGHDKPWNTLKNHPYTQAYLAQLHAGPFKRTLYQTKETEEIL
- a CDS encoding glycosyltransferase family 8 protein, translated to MTSLTNHDKPISIVSSTNENFAPHLATLLCSLLDKNNTPFHFYIIDDGLSLRSKLLLNRTISAYNQAVISYISVDASLFENMVESNRIPQTAYYRIAIPNLITDPDVERVIYLDCDMLVMDSIKELWEMNLGEHLVGAVEDAGFHHRLETMGIPFQSSRYFNSGLMVLDLAKWRQEQISEKVLQFAHDFPKKLKFHDQDALNAILHDRWTPLHPKWNAQTYMMLKEKVHPSLLGHLQYREARKSPSIIHFCGHEKPWMGISRHPFASYYHHYRSKTAFDYEPITIQDYVEG
- a CDS encoding Cof-type HAD-IIB family hydrolase, coding for MNKKMIFFDIDGTLLDENKEVLASTRDALKTLKKNGHELAIATGRNLFLAQKVIEELDFNSYIVCNGAAGYYHHELVFENSLDPVAYEELLQVADLQGHQIVYQSADLLRSRDEVSKKSIEEAMNSIDFGVPDYDREFYQSNKLYQSLIFYSELEKKHYEQGQFPKFRFVRWHDVGVDILPYDGSKANTALKIAKMQGFSVEDTIAFGDGLNDLELLTMVGTGVAMGNAVELVKSQATYVTDNCNEDGIAKALTKLNLI
- a CDS encoding ABC transporter ATP-binding protein, with protein sequence MRDSIQSIKRLSAYVKPYKIGFISAILLTIICMMANALQPFIMGLIITEVGNNMKDIANHVPAAAVNFPYVQKVLLYMLGAAAIYQITMLSASFIMTNVVQHTMRDLRSDIDNKINRLPVSYFDKNQQGNILSRVTNDVDAISNAMQQSLIQIVNSVMGIVFAVGMMLYISIPLAIIILLIIPTSIFISKAVVKKSQPYFKGQQKALGELNGFVQESYSGFSVIKLYGKEADTLSNFKEINHKLAGFGFKAAFVSGLMMPLVGLASNLAYVGIAVFGGYSVIHGMLTLGNLQAFTQYIWQINQPISQITQLSGVLQSAAAATGRVFEILDEPEEKPDLVQYPLPEKVRGDVTFEHVGFGYDKKNPLITDLNVEVKSGQTVAIVGPTGAGKTTLINLLMRFYDVDHGAIKIDGIDTKEMSRADVRSQFGMVLQDAWLYNASISDNIRFGKLDATEYEVVDAAKTANVDHFIRTLPDGYEMVLNQEASNISLGQKQLLTIARAIISDPKILILDEATSSVDTRLEALIQKAMKRVMEGRTSFVIAHRLSTIRDADLILVMNQGEIIEQGTHESLLAEGGFYEKLYNSQFSEEAE